A DNA window from Ranitomeya imitator isolate aRanImi1 chromosome 2, aRanImi1.pri, whole genome shotgun sequence contains the following coding sequences:
- the SLC25A5 gene encoding ADP/ATP translocase 2, with protein sequence MTDAAVSFAKDFLAGGVAAAISKTAVAPIERVKLLLQVQHASKQITADKQYKGIMDCVVRIPKEQGFLSFWRGNLANVIRYFPTQALNFAFKDKYKKIFLDGVDKRTQFWRYFAGNLASGGAAGATSLCFVYPLDFARTRLAADVGKAGADREFNGLGDCLVKIFRSDGLKGLYQGFNVSVQGIIIYRAAYFGIYDTAKGMLPDPKNTHIIVSWMIAQTVTAVAGFASYPFDTVRRRMMMQSGRKGAEIMYTGTMDCWRKIARDEGSKAFFKGAWSNVLRGMGGAFVLVLYDEMKKYI encoded by the exons ATGACCGACGCAGCCGTCTCCTTCGCCAAGGATTTCTTGGCCGGCGGTGTGGCCGCTGCCATCTCTAAGACTGCTGTGGCGCCCATTGAGAGAGTCAAGCTGCTGCTGCAA GTCCAACATGCCAGCAAACAGATCACCGCTGACAAGCAATACAAAGGAATCATGGACTGCGTTGTCCGTATCCCCAAAGAACAAGGCTTCTTGTCCTTCTGGCGTGGTAACCTTGCCAACGTGATCAGATACTTCCCAACCCAGGCCCTGAACTTCGCTTTCAAAGACAAGTACAAGAAGATCTTCCTGGATGGTGTTGACAAGAGGACCCAGTTCTGGCGTTACTTTGCTGGAAACCTGGCATCTGGTGGTGCCGCTGGGGCAACCTCTCTATGCTTCGTCTACCCACTTGACTTTGCCAGAACCCGTCTAGCTGCCGATGTTGGCAAAGCTGGTGCCGATAGAGAATTCAATGGTCTTGGCGATTGCTTGGTGAAGATCTTCAGATCCGATGGGCTTAAAGGCTTGTACCAGGGCTTCAATGTGTCTGTCCAGGGCATCATCATTTACAGAGCTGCTTACTTTGGCATCTATGACACCGCTAAAG GTATGCTTCCAGATCCTAAGAACACACACATCATCGTCAGCTGGATGATTGCCCAGACTGTAACAGCAGTAGCCGGTTTCGCCTCCTACCCATTCGACACTGTCCGTCGTCGTATGATGATGCAGTCAGGAAGGAAAGGAG CTGAGATCATGTACACCGGCACAATGGACTGCTGGAGGAAGATTGCACGTGATGAAGGTTCAAAGGCATTCTTCAAGGGTGCATGGTCCAACGTCCTGAGAGGAATGGGTGGTGCTTTTGTGCTAGTCTTGTACGATGAGATGAAGAAATACATCTAA